The following are encoded together in the Thermomonas brevis genome:
- a CDS encoding ParA family protein, translated as MARIIAIANQKGGVGKTTTAVNLAAALARTPKRVLLVDLDPQGNATMGSGVDKRELEVSITDVLLGEAQPQAAIARCEDGFDLLPGNIDLTAAEIQLMDAEGREAKLKVALEMVRGNYDFIIIDCPPSLSLLTLNALNAADSVLVPMQCEYYALEGLSALLDTINALKGRLNPDLEIEGVLRTMFDVRNNLANGVSAELTNHFGDLVFRTIVPRNVRLAEAPSHGQSIIGYDKASRGSVAYLGLAGEIIRRQRERQQRAGDNKEKAA; from the coding sequence ATGGCCCGCATCATCGCCATCGCCAACCAGAAGGGCGGGGTCGGCAAGACCACCACCGCCGTCAACCTCGCCGCCGCGCTGGCCCGCACGCCCAAGCGCGTGTTGCTGGTGGACCTGGACCCGCAGGGCAACGCCACCATGGGCAGCGGCGTGGACAAGCGCGAGCTGGAGGTGTCGATCACCGACGTGCTGCTGGGCGAGGCGCAGCCGCAGGCCGCGATCGCGCGCTGCGAGGACGGCTTTGATCTGCTGCCCGGCAACATCGACCTGACCGCCGCCGAGATCCAGCTGATGGATGCGGAAGGCCGCGAAGCCAAGCTCAAGGTCGCGCTGGAAATGGTGCGCGGCAACTACGACTTCATCATCATCGACTGCCCGCCCTCGCTGTCGCTGCTCACGCTCAACGCGCTGAACGCCGCCGACTCGGTGCTGGTGCCGATGCAGTGCGAGTACTACGCGCTGGAAGGGCTGTCGGCGCTGCTCGACACCATCAACGCGCTGAAGGGCCGGCTCAATCCCGATCTCGAGATCGAAGGCGTGCTGCGCACCATGTTCGACGTGCGCAACAACCTCGCCAACGGCGTCTCGGCCGAATTGACCAACCACTTCGGCGACCTCGTGTTCCGCACGATTGTTCCCCGCAACGTGCGCCTGGCCGAAGCGCCGAGCCACGGCCAGAGCATCATCGGCTACGACAAGGCCAGCCGCGGCAGCGTGGCCTACCTCGGCCTCGCCGGCGAAATCATCCGCCGCCAGCGCGAACGGCAGCAGCGCGCCGGAGACAACAAGGAGAAGGCCGCATGA
- a CDS encoding ParB/RepB/Spo0J family partition protein produces MSDAVKGSAKKRGLGRGLEALLGPKAAAEAPALQAMPGDVLRTLPVDAMVPGKYQPRRTMDDAKLEELASSIRAQGVIQPIVVRERGGKGGRTYEIIAGERRWRASQRAGLAEVPVVVREVDDRTVVAMALIENIQREDLNPLEEAQALQRLIDEFDLTHAAAAEAVGRSRAAVSNLLRLLELPEPIRALVQSGAIEMGHARALLPLAEPMAIALAKQAAEEGWSVRQVEHRVQQLAAGKVPTEPKKAAPKAKAPQADIAALERELSETLGSKVAVLNGRGNKGKLVIHYANLDALDGVLERLRNKA; encoded by the coding sequence ATGAGCGATGCGGTGAAGGGAAGCGCCAAGAAGCGCGGATTGGGCCGCGGCCTGGAAGCCCTGCTCGGCCCGAAGGCCGCCGCCGAGGCGCCGGCGTTGCAGGCGATGCCGGGCGACGTGCTGCGCACGCTGCCGGTCGATGCGATGGTGCCGGGCAAGTACCAGCCGCGCCGCACGATGGACGACGCAAAACTCGAGGAACTGGCGTCCTCGATCCGCGCACAGGGGGTGATCCAGCCCATCGTGGTGCGCGAGCGCGGCGGCAAGGGCGGCCGCACCTACGAAATCATCGCCGGCGAGCGTCGCTGGCGCGCCTCGCAGCGCGCGGGCCTGGCCGAAGTGCCGGTGGTCGTCCGCGAGGTGGACGACCGCACCGTGGTGGCGATGGCGCTGATCGAGAACATCCAGCGCGAAGACCTCAACCCGCTGGAAGAAGCGCAGGCGCTGCAGCGGCTGATCGACGAGTTCGACCTGACCCACGCCGCCGCCGCCGAGGCGGTGGGCCGCTCGCGCGCCGCGGTGAGCAACCTGCTGCGCCTGCTGGAACTGCCGGAGCCGATCCGCGCGCTGGTGCAGAGCGGCGCAATAGAAATGGGCCACGCCCGCGCGCTGCTGCCGCTGGCCGAACCGATGGCGATCGCGCTGGCGAAGCAGGCCGCCGAGGAAGGCTGGTCGGTGCGCCAGGTGGAACACCGCGTGCAGCAGCTCGCCGCCGGCAAGGTGCCGACCGAGCCGAAGAAGGCCGCGCCCAAGGCGAAGGCGCCGCAGGCCGACATCGCCGCGCTGGAGCGCGAGCTGTCGGAGACGCTGGGCAGCAAGGTCGCGGTGCTCAACGGCCGCGGCAACAAGGGCAAGCTGGTGATCCACTACGCCAACCTCGACGCGCTCGACGGCGTGCTGGAACGCCTGCGCAACAAGGCCTGA
- a CDS encoding glycosyltransferase family 2 protein yields the protein MSELPQLSVVVPVHNEEDNVAPLVAEILAALRGRVAFEIVYVDDTSRDGTLQRLRDLQAATPELRVVRHLANAGQSTAVRNGVKAARAPWIATLDGDGQNDPADIPNLLARRDASPAEVKLFAGWRVNRQDSGSKRWASKFANAIRSRMLRDATPDTGCGIKLFERDAFLDLPYFDHMHRYLPALMQRAGWQTVSVPVNHRHRTAGVSKYNNLGRALVGIKDLFGVAWLIQRSRRTAVEELPGQGGPR from the coding sequence ATGAGCGAACTGCCGCAACTCTCGGTCGTCGTCCCCGTCCACAACGAGGAGGACAACGTCGCGCCGCTGGTAGCCGAAATCCTGGCCGCGCTGCGCGGGCGGGTCGCGTTCGAGATCGTCTACGTCGACGACACCTCGCGCGACGGCACCCTGCAACGCCTGCGCGATTTGCAGGCGGCAACGCCGGAGCTGCGCGTCGTCCGCCACCTGGCGAACGCCGGCCAGAGCACTGCCGTGCGCAACGGGGTAAAGGCCGCGCGCGCGCCGTGGATCGCCACCCTCGACGGCGACGGCCAGAACGATCCGGCCGACATCCCGAACCTGCTCGCCAGGCGCGACGCCTCGCCCGCCGAGGTGAAGCTGTTCGCCGGCTGGCGGGTCAACCGGCAGGATTCCGGCAGCAAGCGCTGGGCGTCGAAGTTCGCCAACGCGATCCGCAGCCGCATGCTGCGCGACGCCACCCCGGACACCGGCTGCGGCATCAAGCTGTTCGAGCGAGACGCCTTCCTCGACCTGCCCTACTTCGACCACATGCACCGCTACCTGCCCGCGCTGATGCAGCGCGCCGGCTGGCAAACCGTCAGCGTGCCGGTCAACCACCGCCACCGCACCGCCGGCGTGTCGAAGTACAACAACCTCGGCCGCGCGCTGGTCGGCATCAAGGACCTGTTCGGCGTGGCCTGGCTGATCCAGCGCAGCCGGCGCACCGCGGTGGAGGAATTGCCCGGTCAAGGCGGGCCGCGATGA
- a CDS encoding lipid-A-disaccharide synthase N-terminal domain-containing protein, producing MIAAPPPGFMDTPLAALAWTGIHMSPWKLIGLVGALMFGGRWLVQFIASKRHGKPVIPRLFWYMSILGSLMTLAYFIFGKNDAVGILQNLFPSFTACYSLYLDIRHRGWKRDRAGH from the coding sequence ATGATCGCCGCGCCGCCGCCCGGCTTCATGGACACGCCGCTGGCCGCGCTGGCCTGGACCGGCATCCACATGAGCCCGTGGAAGCTGATCGGGCTGGTCGGCGCGCTGATGTTCGGCGGCCGCTGGCTGGTGCAGTTCATCGCCAGCAAGCGCCACGGCAAGCCGGTGATCCCGCGGCTGTTCTGGTACATGAGCATCCTCGGCAGCCTGATGACGCTGGCCTATTTCATCTTCGGCAAGAACGACGCGGTCGGCATCCTGCAGAACCTGTTCCCCAGCTTCACCGCCTGCTACAGCCTGTATCTGGACATCCGCCATCGCGGATGGAAGCGCGACCGCGCGGGGCATTGA
- a CDS encoding DUF885 domain-containing protein: MKTPLRACLLALCLMPALAVAQAAPATPADAAFRAIYQSEWTWRTQQAAGWDEDSDNDAASASTRLPDVGPQAQARKLAYLDGVLKRLDAVDVQALSPAERVNYEIYRPQIEHKAASLRFRDYEMPFNADSSFWSNLDFMARADLRDADAYRAYAARLRDVPRYFDQQIANMRAGLARGFSVPRAVLDGRDVSIAMTAELKTPEESSLYAPYAKMPATIPAAEQDALRAEGVAAIRDAVIPAFAKLLTFFREDYVPHARTTLAAEAMPDGVAWYREQIRNYTTLDLSPDEIHAIGLKEVAAIRAEMDAIIDKLGFQGKARDTRFADFLAFLRTDPQFYAKTPQELLNDAAWISKRVDGEVGKLIGTLPRGRFTIVPVPPSIAPFWTAGRGGADTYWVNTYNLPSRPLYNLPALTLHESSPGHSLQQSLVQEQGELPGFRKEYISAYGEGWGLYSEWLGKEMGIYQTPYEDFGRLTYAMWRACRLVIDTGVHHKGWTREQALAYLRDNTALSEHEVTTEVDRYISWPAQALSYKLGELTIMRLRREAETALGAKFDVRAFHDTVLSQGSVPLPVLESQVRAWVVAQQVK, from the coding sequence GTGAAGACACCGCTCCGCGCCTGCCTACTCGCCCTGTGCCTGATGCCCGCGCTGGCGGTCGCGCAAGCCGCGCCGGCGACGCCGGCCGACGCCGCCTTCCGCGCGATCTACCAGTCCGAATGGACGTGGCGGACGCAGCAGGCCGCCGGCTGGGACGAGGACAGCGACAACGACGCGGCTTCGGCCAGCACCCGCCTGCCCGATGTCGGCCCGCAGGCGCAGGCCAGGAAGCTGGCCTACCTGGACGGCGTGCTGAAGCGGCTCGACGCCGTCGACGTGCAGGCACTGTCGCCGGCCGAGCGGGTGAACTACGAAATCTACCGTCCCCAGATCGAGCACAAGGCGGCGTCGCTCCGCTTCCGCGACTACGAGATGCCGTTCAACGCCGACAGCTCGTTCTGGTCGAACCTCGACTTCATGGCCCGCGCCGATCTGCGCGACGCCGACGCCTACCGCGCCTACGCCGCGCGCCTGCGCGACGTGCCGCGCTACTTCGACCAGCAGATCGCCAACATGCGCGCCGGGCTGGCGCGCGGTTTCTCGGTGCCGCGCGCGGTGCTGGACGGCCGCGACGTGTCCATCGCGATGACCGCCGAGCTGAAGACGCCCGAAGAGTCGAGCCTGTACGCGCCCTACGCGAAGATGCCGGCGACCATCCCGGCGGCCGAGCAGGACGCGCTGCGCGCCGAGGGCGTTGCCGCGATCCGCGACGCGGTGATCCCCGCGTTCGCCAAACTGCTGACGTTCTTCCGCGAGGATTACGTGCCGCACGCGCGCACCACGCTGGCCGCCGAGGCGATGCCGGACGGCGTGGCCTGGTACCGCGAGCAGATCCGCAACTACACCACGCTGGACCTGTCGCCGGACGAGATCCACGCGATCGGCCTGAAGGAAGTCGCGGCGATCCGCGCCGAGATGGACGCGATCATCGACAAGCTCGGCTTCCAGGGGAAAGCGCGGGACACCCGCTTCGCCGATTTCCTCGCCTTCCTGCGCACCGACCCGCAGTTCTACGCGAAGACGCCGCAGGAACTGTTGAACGACGCCGCCTGGATCAGCAAGCGCGTCGATGGCGAAGTGGGCAAGCTCATCGGCACGCTGCCGCGCGGGCGCTTCACCATCGTGCCGGTGCCGCCCAGCATCGCGCCGTTCTGGACGGCGGGCCGCGGCGGCGCCGACACCTACTGGGTCAACACCTACAACCTGCCCAGCCGCCCGCTGTACAACCTGCCGGCGCTGACCCTGCACGAATCCTCGCCGGGGCATTCGCTGCAGCAGTCGCTGGTGCAGGAACAGGGCGAGCTGCCCGGCTTCCGCAAGGAATACATCAGCGCCTACGGCGAGGGCTGGGGCCTGTACAGCGAATGGCTGGGCAAGGAGATGGGCATCTACCAGACGCCCTACGAGGACTTCGGCCGCCTGACCTACGCGATGTGGCGCGCCTGCCGGCTGGTGATCGACACCGGCGTCCACCACAAAGGCTGGACGCGCGAACAGGCGCTGGCCTACCTGCGCGACAACACCGCGCTGTCCGAGCACGAGGTGACCACCGAGGTCGACCGCTACATCAGCTGGCCGGCGCAGGCGCTGAGCTACAAGCTGGGCGAGCTGACCATCATGCGGCTGCGCCGCGAGGCGGAAACCGCGCTGGGCGCGAAGTTCGACGTGCGCGCCTTCCACGACACCGTGCTGTCGCAGGGCTCGGTACCGCTGCCGGTGCTGGAGTCGCAGGTGCGGGCGTGGGTGGTGGCACAGCAGGTGAAGTGA
- a CDS encoding CPBP family intramembrane glutamic endopeptidase: MNKRLVLGFLLLFVVYQTSEGLQTVFAPGNPLGPALMLLALLLAWPVGRWLDGSGWRAFGLHGRRWVGILGGGLLLAMLAKLAAEAIALWLGIETFAAPVALPLSAVALLLVTTFIPSLAEDILTRGFLLRLAPKPLGFWGYTLASALLYTANHLWRLDWGATEQLRLFCLGLAYGAAAWRFRSLWAAVGLHWGWNLANALLSQAWPGPVEDVAGARLVSAAVHLAIFAILAGWVRRERGEDGGQALAGNASTSP, translated from the coding sequence ATGAACAAGCGCCTCGTACTCGGCTTCCTGCTGCTGTTCGTCGTCTACCAGACGTCGGAAGGCCTGCAGACGGTGTTCGCACCCGGCAATCCGCTCGGACCGGCGCTGATGCTGCTGGCGCTGTTGCTGGCGTGGCCGGTGGGACGCTGGCTCGACGGCAGCGGCTGGCGCGCGTTCGGGCTGCATGGCCGCCGCTGGGTCGGCATCCTCGGCGGCGGCCTGCTGCTGGCGATGCTGGCGAAACTGGCCGCGGAAGCGATCGCGCTGTGGCTGGGCATCGAAACCTTCGCCGCGCCGGTGGCGCTGCCGCTGTCGGCGGTCGCGCTGCTGCTGGTCACGACGTTCATTCCCTCGCTGGCCGAGGACATCCTCACCCGCGGCTTCCTGCTGCGGCTGGCGCCGAAGCCGCTGGGATTCTGGGGCTACACGCTGGCGAGCGCGCTGCTCTACACCGCCAACCATCTGTGGCGGCTGGACTGGGGCGCCACCGAGCAGCTCCGCCTGTTCTGCCTCGGCCTGGCCTACGGGGCGGCGGCGTGGCGGTTCCGCTCGCTGTGGGCGGCGGTGGGCCTGCACTGGGGCTGGAACCTCGCCAACGCGCTGCTGTCGCAGGCCTGGCCCGGTCCGGTCGAGGACGTGGCCGGCGCGCGGCTGGTGTCGGCGGCGGTGCACCTGGCGATCTTCGCGATCCTGGCCGGATGGGTGCGGCGCGAACGCGGCGAGGACGGCGGACAGGCCCTGGCCGGCAACGCGTCCACGTCGCCCTGA
- the rpmB gene encoding 50S ribosomal protein L28: MSKVCQVTGKRTTTGNNVSHSNRKTRRRFQPNLHERRFWVASENRWVKLRVSTAALRTIDKNGIDAVLADLRKQGEKV; the protein is encoded by the coding sequence GTGTCCAAAGTCTGCCAAGTCACCGGCAAGCGCACGACGACCGGTAACAACGTCTCGCACTCCAACCGCAAGACCCGTCGCCGCTTCCAGCCCAACCTCCACGAGCGCCGCTTCTGGGTCGCCTCGGAGAACCGTTGGGTCAAGCTCCGTGTTTCCACCGCCGCGCTGCGCACCATCGACAAGAACGGCATCGACGCCGTCCTGGCCGACCTGCGCAAGCAGGGCGAGAAGGTCTGA
- the rpmG gene encoding 50S ribosomal protein L33 — protein MATKRDKIRLISSAGTGHFYTTDKNKKNTPNKMEVSKYDPVVRKHVMYKEGKIK, from the coding sequence ATGGCTACCAAGCGCGACAAGATCCGCCTGATCTCCTCGGCCGGCACCGGCCACTTCTACACCACCGACAAGAACAAGAAGAACACGCCGAACAAGATGGAGGTCAGCAAGTACGACCCCGTCGTTCGCAAGCACGTGATGTACAAGGAAGGCAAGATCAAGTGA
- a CDS encoding META and DUF4377 domain-containing protein: MRNPIPVLFLPLILAACAAPTQPGSAVTPAATPATQEAGAAKPSALQAALTLSGHHWRLTDARDAGGKRIDALFARADKPLQLDFNASMLSVVNGCNSMSAHHVLAGDSLTVNPMASTMMACQDKALMALDQEIGKRLQGKLAMRIDEGDAPTLVLTNAAGDVLTFAGEMTAETRYGGPGERIFLEVAAAARPCSHPLIPDKQCLQVREVKYDDKGLKIGEPGAFQNFYDDIEGYEHRDGVRNVLRVDRYTRKDVPADASKYAYVLDMVVESDASGK; the protein is encoded by the coding sequence GTGCGCAATCCGATCCCCGTCCTGTTCCTGCCCCTGATCCTCGCCGCCTGCGCCGCGCCCACGCAGCCGGGCTCCGCCGTGACACCCGCCGCAACGCCTGCGACGCAGGAGGCCGGCGCGGCGAAGCCGAGCGCGCTGCAGGCGGCGCTCACCCTGAGCGGCCATCACTGGCGGCTGACCGACGCCCGCGACGCCGGGGGCAAGCGCATCGACGCGCTGTTCGCGCGCGCGGACAAGCCGCTGCAGCTCGACTTCAATGCCTCAATGCTGTCGGTCGTCAACGGCTGCAACTCGATGAGCGCCCACCACGTCCTCGCCGGCGACTCGCTGACGGTCAACCCGATGGCCTCGACCATGATGGCCTGCCAGGACAAGGCGCTGATGGCGCTGGACCAGGAGATCGGCAAGCGCCTGCAGGGCAAGCTCGCGATGCGCATCGACGAGGGCGACGCGCCCACGCTGGTGCTGACCAACGCCGCGGGCGACGTGCTCACCTTCGCCGGCGAGATGACCGCCGAAACCCGCTACGGCGGCCCCGGCGAGCGCATCTTCCTGGAAGTGGCCGCCGCCGCCCGCCCGTGCAGCCATCCGCTGATCCCCGACAAGCAGTGCCTGCAGGTGCGCGAGGTCAAGTACGACGACAAGGGCCTGAAGATCGGCGAGCCCGGCGCGTTCCAGAACTTCTACGACGACATCGAGGGCTACGAGCACCGCGACGGCGTGCGCAACGTGCTGCGCGTCGACCGCTACACGCGCAAGGACGTGCCGGCGGATGCGTCGAAGTACGCCTACGTGCTCGACATGGTGGTGGAGAGCGACGCGTCCGGGAAGTGA
- a CDS encoding undecaprenyl-diphosphate phosphatase — MSDLLAALLLGIIEGITEFLPISSTGHLLIAERWLGHRSDLFNIAIQAGAILAVTVIYRQRLWGLLAAFAGRDLRAPFDPLGVDVRPAEVRNYGFKLMLAFAVTAVGGLLLKKMGWELPDTVRPIAWALILGAFWMVAAEQLAARRAASEGERTAIAWRTAVLVGVAQVVAGVFPGTSRSAATIFVALLAGTTSRAAATEFAFLVGIPTMFAATGYEFLSMLKDGGIAGEDWNALGVAFVASAVTAFVAVKWLLRYIQSHRFTAFAAYRLALGVALLLWLPAGG, encoded by the coding sequence ATGTCCGACCTGCTTGCCGCCCTGCTGCTGGGCATCATCGAAGGCATCACCGAGTTCCTGCCGATCTCCAGCACCGGCCACCTGCTGATCGCCGAGCGCTGGCTGGGCCACCGCAGCGACCTGTTCAACATCGCCATCCAGGCCGGCGCGATCCTGGCGGTGACCGTGATCTACCGGCAGCGCCTGTGGGGCCTGCTGGCCGCGTTCGCCGGCCGCGACCTGCGCGCGCCCTTTGATCCGCTGGGCGTGGACGTGCGCCCGGCCGAGGTGCGCAACTACGGCTTCAAGCTGATGCTGGCGTTCGCGGTGACCGCGGTCGGCGGCCTGCTGCTGAAGAAGATGGGCTGGGAGCTGCCGGACACGGTGCGGCCGATCGCCTGGGCGCTGATCCTGGGCGCGTTCTGGATGGTCGCGGCGGAGCAGCTCGCCGCGCGGCGGGCGGCGAGCGAGGGCGAGCGCACCGCGATCGCGTGGCGCACGGCGGTGCTGGTCGGCGTGGCGCAGGTGGTGGCGGGCGTGTTCCCCGGCACCTCGCGCAGCGCCGCCACCATCTTCGTCGCGCTGCTGGCCGGCACCACCAGCCGCGCGGCGGCCACCGAGTTCGCCTTCCTGGTCGGCATCCCCACCATGTTCGCGGCCACCGGCTACGAATTCCTGTCGATGCTGAAGGACGGCGGCATCGCCGGCGAGGACTGGAACGCGCTGGGCGTCGCCTTCGTCGCCTCCGCCGTCACCGCGTTCGTGGCGGTGAAGTGGCTGCTGCGCTACATCCAGAGCCACCGCTTCACCGCGTTCGCCGCCTACCGGCTGGCGCTGGGCGTGGCGCTGCTGCTGTGGCTGCCCGCCGGCGGCTGA
- the glnA gene encoding type I glutamate--ammonia ligase: MSLEHVEKLIKDHKVEFIDLRFADMRGVQHHVTFPKSIVDASLFEDGKMFDGSSISGWRGIQNSDMVLLPDPSTAFLDPFTADPTLVLTCDILDPTTMQAYTRDPRGVARRAEAYLKASGIAEQGFFGPEPEFFIFDSVRFANEMGHTFFHVDSEEAHWNSSRDYDGRNSGYRPMVKGGYFPVAPLDSLHDLRAEMCKTLEQVGIETEVHHHEVANAGQCEIGTKFNSLTKKADDLLTMKYVIKNVAHRNGKTATFMPKPIVGDNGSGMHVHMSLAKDGKNLFSGDGYGGLSQMALWYIGGVFKHARAINAFANSTTNSYKRLVPGFEAPVMLAYSASNRSASCRIPYVANPKARRIEIRFPDPMNSGYLTFAALLMAGLDGIRNQIDPGAPSDKDLYDLPPEEEKGIPIVCHSLDQALEALDADREFLKAGGVFTDDFIDAYIALKMKEVTAFRAATHPLEYQMYYTI; encoded by the coding sequence ATGTCCCTCGAACACGTCGAAAAGCTCATCAAGGATCACAAGGTCGAGTTCATCGACCTGCGCTTCGCCGACATGCGCGGCGTGCAGCACCATGTGACCTTCCCGAAGTCCATCGTCGACGCCAGCCTGTTCGAGGACGGCAAGATGTTCGACGGCAGTTCGATCAGCGGCTGGCGTGGCATCCAGAACTCCGACATGGTGCTGCTGCCCGACCCGTCCACCGCCTTCCTGGATCCGTTCACCGCCGATCCGACGCTGGTGCTGACCTGCGACATCCTCGATCCCACCACCATGCAGGCCTACACCCGCGACCCGCGCGGCGTGGCCCGTCGCGCCGAGGCCTACCTGAAGGCCAGCGGCATCGCCGAGCAGGGCTTCTTCGGGCCGGAGCCCGAATTCTTCATCTTCGACTCGGTGCGCTTCGCCAACGAGATGGGCCACACCTTCTTCCACGTCGATTCGGAAGAGGCGCACTGGAACTCCAGCCGCGACTATGACGGCCGCAACAGCGGCTACCGCCCGATGGTGAAGGGCGGCTACTTCCCGGTGGCGCCGCTGGATTCGCTGCACGACCTGCGCGCGGAGATGTGCAAGACGCTGGAACAAGTCGGCATCGAAACCGAGGTGCACCACCACGAAGTGGCCAACGCCGGCCAGTGCGAGATCGGCACCAAGTTCAATTCGCTGACCAAGAAGGCGGACGACCTGCTGACGATGAAGTACGTCATCAAGAACGTCGCCCACCGCAACGGCAAGACCGCGACCTTCATGCCCAAGCCCATCGTCGGCGACAACGGCAGCGGCATGCACGTGCACATGTCGCTGGCGAAGGACGGCAAGAACCTGTTCTCCGGCGACGGCTACGGCGGCCTGTCGCAGATGGCGCTGTGGTACATCGGCGGCGTGTTCAAGCACGCGCGCGCGATCAACGCCTTCGCCAACTCCACCACCAACAGCTACAAGCGGCTGGTGCCGGGTTTCGAGGCGCCGGTGATGCTGGCCTATTCGGCGTCCAACCGTTCGGCATCCTGCCGCATCCCGTACGTGGCGAACCCGAAGGCGCGCCGCATCGAGATCCGCTTCCCCGATCCGATGAACAGCGGCTACCTGACCTTCGCCGCGCTGCTGATGGCCGGCCTGGACGGCATCCGCAACCAGATCGACCCGGGCGCGCCCAGCGACAAGGACCTGTACGACCTGCCGCCGGAAGAGGAGAAGGGCATCCCGATCGTCTGCCACTCGCTCGACCAGGCGCTGGAAGCGCTGGACGCCGATCGCGAGTTCCTCAAGGCCGGCGGCGTGTTCACCGACGACTTCATCGACGCCTACATCGCGCTGAAGATGAAGGAAGTCACCGCGTTCCGCGCGGCGACCCACCCGTTGGAATACCAGATGTACTACACGATCTGA
- a CDS encoding TorF family putative porin produces the protein MSSQHRFIRCIRGAAMALALAGSAATAHAGNTSGSVAVTSDYLFRGVSQTGRKPALQGGVTWTADNGTYAGAWGSSIGWLSDADPGVSSQVELDGFLGYSGAFGDSGVGYDVGANYYWYPGDYPAGFNSPNTLELYAGVTWKILGAKYCHSTTDLFGVPGSKGSGDLDVTANWEFTPGWTLDAGVGRQWVKRNRDLDYGYWKLGVTRRFGSGFSVAASYNDTDLNGLDDAFVLSLSRAF, from the coding sequence ATGTCGTCTCAGCACCGTTTCATCCGTTGCATCCGCGGCGCCGCGATGGCGCTCGCACTGGCGGGATCCGCCGCCACCGCGCACGCCGGCAATACCAGCGGCAGCGTGGCCGTCACCAGCGACTATCTCTTCCGCGGCGTCAGCCAGACCGGCCGCAAGCCCGCCTTGCAGGGCGGCGTCACCTGGACGGCCGATAACGGCACTTATGCGGGCGCCTGGGGCAGCAGCATCGGCTGGCTGTCCGATGCCGATCCGGGCGTGTCCAGCCAGGTCGAGCTCGACGGCTTCCTCGGCTATTCCGGCGCGTTCGGCGACAGCGGCGTCGGCTATGACGTGGGCGCCAACTACTACTGGTATCCCGGCGACTATCCGGCGGGCTTCAACAGCCCGAACACGCTCGAACTCTACGCCGGCGTGACCTGGAAGATCCTCGGCGCGAAGTACTGCCACTCGACCACCGATCTGTTCGGCGTGCCCGGCTCGAAGGGCAGCGGCGATCTCGACGTGACCGCCAACTGGGAATTCACGCCCGGCTGGACGCTCGACGCCGGCGTCGGCAGGCAATGGGTCAAGCGCAACCGCGACCTCGACTACGGCTACTGGAAGCTCGGCGTGACCCGACGCTTCGGCAGCGGTTTCAGCGTCGCCGCGTCCTACAACGACACCGACCTCAACGGCCTGGACGACGCCTTCGTGCTGTCGCTCTCCAGGGCGTTCTGA
- a CDS encoding P-II family nitrogen regulator: protein MKLITAIIRPFKLDDVREALGEAGVSGLTVSEVKGFGRQKGHTELYRGAEYVVDFLPKLKIEVAVTDALFDAAIDAIVASAGTGKVGDGKIFAVALDRVVRIRTGELDADAL from the coding sequence ATGAAACTGATCACCGCCATCATCCGCCCGTTCAAGCTCGACGACGTGCGCGAAGCGCTGGGCGAGGCCGGTGTGTCCGGCCTGACCGTCTCCGAGGTCAAGGGCTTCGGCCGCCAGAAGGGCCATACCGAGCTGTATCGCGGCGCCGAATACGTCGTCGATTTCCTGCCCAAGCTGAAGATCGAAGTCGCGGTGACGGACGCGCTGTTCGACGCCGCCATCGACGCCATCGTCGCCTCCGCCGGCACCGGCAAGGTCGGCGACGGCAAGATTTTCGCGGTCGCGCTCGACCGCGTGGTGCGCATCCGCACCGGCGAACTCGACGCCGACGCCCTCTGA